The following are encoded together in the Cicer arietinum cultivar CDC Frontier isolate Library 1 chromosome 2, Cicar.CDCFrontier_v2.0, whole genome shotgun sequence genome:
- the LOC101502198 gene encoding uncharacterized protein isoform X1 gives MGDFLSGLASSVTRDLVCGAVKELRYPCCFNNLVEELQNENDRVVETRNSVQDRIDRAKKQTKKTAGLVENWLKQANDDIDNVEELLKKAKTNKSFCFGRCPNWIWRYQLGRQLSERKRMIKIYNKEGSHYAEIERLTKLPGLGYFSSERCLKFDSRKYAYDQLVNALKNDKVNMIGLYGMGGCGKTTLAIDIGKRAKEENVFEEVIFVVVSSTVEIQKIQEDIAFWLECALEGKTEMQRAQRLHKRLIQEENILLILDNVWEPLDFVAIGVPSWKNHKGCKVLVTTRLENVCTRMDCQRMISLPLLTDEEAWGLFQIQAQISEATSDNLKHLARRISDKCEGLPVLITAVASTLKGKAEVEWKVALGRLENSKPLNIEKGLQNPYKCLQLSYDNLDMKEAKSLFLLCCVFPEEYEIPMEDLTRLAVGLGLVGEIHSHEGARNEVCAAKTKLVSSSLLLDAGEGKCVKMHDLIHKVALLIAEEEGKGIKCALEKDVTVEYSLLLRYLWCEKFPYQLDCSNLEFLCINTYSEVSDEIFKEMKRLRVLFLVNKGIERRPLLINSFQFQSLKNLCCLLLENWELGDISFLGDPKKLESLTLRKCSFLELPNVLITQLSSLRLLDLSECDMERNPFEVIGGHLQLEELYIDDCRSEWDSFNESTYELFSMFSVPRALQRYRIHLGTMFVGYEERLLNCRRTLFLSCFDTKNAAVKELAKKTEALLIANIQGGGAKTIIPDIFEIDVGGMNELIELMICTSKDIEHLVDIGNHLSRVGTLFSALRKLRIKCMEHLRSLYHGHPPSGLFEKLEELYIEECPQLHGTLFVWKLNLCSLKVLELYECTKLTSLVTHAVAQSLVQLERLEIFYCHALKHILADDNKEEISKNDDRLVFSKLKQLIVRRCKELEYIIPVTCAHGLLQLECLEIKFTPKLMYVFGQSNSKHDNQSHKEMKINLPALEKLTLSNMPNLISMCPNNFHLALPSLRQFTLQSCPEVAIMSINAYMVDVKGKQCDHNITEIKKEWSLKEVRAVEKHELVGRFLLAGPSIYEEQDPLRICLQKLSYTCSGLIQSMNLQNLEEIEVSGNQVQLQLQGEKYLNFLNLHLESNRLEGLTSIPSASLVNYNSGSFNLCILKRIILRSCSMLRTLFSPSTATHLISLEELTIEECHELRYLVTYGEAHEHKEEIICEDHVSQSYVATFPKLESITVVNCNLLEYLFHVSYAQGLVKLKDIEIRQTHGLMYVFGHSIHDIADVHSSHQYQNKIQIELPVLEKVELFSMPNMINIFPESYYMKCSSLQRIVMEDVGLSTLSVNNLMVHPTSSYLGHTSILDIVEAGTTNVQVLGSVAIWNSSKIKGIFHQDEHPMNRRQATSWLIDLNLVNLPELTYIWKGAKHFVTLQNLKFLYIWGCQKLKAIFSSAVSRSLPQLKILVILQCEGLEEIIEDSEELENTSNTATAPKVCFSKLKLLLVTQCNNLKRLFNLSASHEFPELEYLIINQDRNLEEVFECEQGMRERNVEVFLPELKHVILMQLPNLNNISQRIEIKTLTNLFVHNCPKLSLTSTTTIEDMLQSYNHDREIDFFVRCDLLYIRDIINKESAEKDQTESGSELPSFQANASSQIVLHNLTGSQDDYEYNKKKLVVDQQSTNEPSFQDQRQELGETIVTAEVAQISIIPISDSVEDMAKESVQEGSTLEETTKSTLSVPTEVNGFGGLILTHSKPNGRDMFAQHSHVNESIQEGSNSMDKESGTSVVSIDNIEIPPELRAYKDFDDMDDAQVALVVEAIAIYPHLRKVYDKFSKRFQGWMLKTLADMLLFLRNESSVSITPQQEKDFHRLCDEAVQLGFDKSWVDGMRQRVIVRVPEVERALARLEELLKRHNQLTQELDEIKSEVNNLNDFVAAQKKCFDFL, from the exons ATGGGCGACTTCTTGAGTGGTCTTGCATCTTCAGTTACAAGAGATTTGGTGTGCGGAGCAGTAAAAGAATTACGCTATCCTTGTTGCTTCAACAATCTGGTTGAAGAGCttcaaaatgaaaatgataGAGTTGTTGAAACAAGAAATAGTGTTCAAGACCGCATTGATCGAGCCAAGAAACAAACCAAAAAAACTGCTGGATTAGTTGAAAATTGGTTGAAGCAAGCTAACGATGACATTGACAATGTTGAGGAGTTACTCAAAAAGGCTAAGACAAACAAGAGCTTTTGTTTTGGGCGTTGTCCAAATTGGATTTGGCGATATCAGTTGGGCAGACAGTTATCAGAGAGAAAAAGAATGATTAAAATCTACAATAAAGAAGGTAGTCACTACGCAGAAATTGAAAGACTTACTAAACTTCCTGGCTTAGGATATTTTAGTTCGGAAAGATGTTTGAAGTTTGACAGTAGAAAATATGCTTATGATCAACTTGTGAATGCACTAAAAAATGACAAGGTTAACATGATTGGATTGTATGGTATGGGAGGATGTGGAAAAACCACATTAGCTATTGATATCGGAAAAAGAGCAAAGGAAGAGAATGTTTTTGAAGAagtgatttttgttgttgtgtctAGTACAGTTGAAATTCAAAAGATCCAAGAAGATATTGCATTCTGGCTAGAGTGTGCGTTGGAAGGAAAAACAGAAATGCAAAGAGCACAACGCTTGCACAAAAGATTAATTCAAGAAGAAAATATTCTTCTGATCTTGGATAATGTGTGGGAGCCGCTTGATTTTGTGGCCATAGGGGTTCCCTCTTGGAAAAATCACAAGGGATGCAAGGTTCTCGTCACAACGCGATTGGAGAATGTTTGTACTAGGATGGACTGCCAAAGAATGATTTCACTACCACTTTTAACTGATGAGGAAGCATGGGGTCTTTTCCAAATTCAAGCACAAATATCTGAAGCCACCTCTGATAACTTGAAGCATTTGGCTAGACGAATCTCCGACAAGTGTGAAGGATTACCTGTTTTAATTACAGCTGTGGCTAGCACTTTGAAAGGCAAGGCTGAAGTGGAATGGAAGGTTGCATTGGGTAGATTGGAAAACTCAAAACCATTGAATATTGAAAAAGGTTTGCAAAATCCTTACAAGTGTCTGCAGCTAAGTTATGATAATTTGGACATGAAAGAAGCCAAGTCACTTTTTTTGCTGTGTTGCGTGTTCCCTGAAGAATATGAAATTCCAATGGAAGATTTGACCAGACTTGCAGTAGGGCTAGGCCTGGTTGGAGAAATTCACTCGCATGAAGGGGCAAGGAACGAAGTGTGTGCGGCTAAAACTAAGCTCGTAAGCTCTTCTTTGCTGTTGGATGCCGGTGAAGGAAAATGTGTCAAAATGCATGACTTAATTCACAAAGTAGCTCTATTAATTGCTGAAGAGGAAGGTAAGGGGATCAAATGTGCATTGGAAAAGGATGTGACTGTGGAATACTCTTTATTACTAAGATATCTATGGTGTGAGAAATTTCCATATCAATTGGATTGTTCCAATCTTGAGTTTTTATGCATAAACACTTACTCAGAAGTCTCAGATGAAATTTTCAAGGAAATGAAAAGGCTTAGAGTTTTGTTTCTTGTCAATAAAGGCATTGAGAGGAGGCCACTATTAATAAATTCATTCCAATTCCAATCATTGAAAAATCTTTGCTGTCTACTTCTTGAGAATTGGGAATTAGGCGACATCTCATTTTTGGGAGATCCAAAGAAACTCGAAAGTCTGACATTGCGAAAATGTTCATTCCTTGAACTACCTAACGTTCTGATTACACAACTGTCAAGCTTGAGATTGTTAGATTTGTCAGAGTGCGACATGGAAAGGAATCCTTTTGAAGTGATTGGAGGACATCTGCAGCTGGAAGAGCTGTACATCGATGACTGTAGATCAGAATGGGACTCGTTCAATGAAAGCACTTATGAACTCTTTAGCATGTTTAGTGTCCCAAGGGCATTGCAAAGATATCGTATACATCTAGGAACCATGTTTGTAGGATATGAAGAAAGGCTTCTCAATTGTCGCAGAACTTTATTTCTTAGTTGCTTTGATACAAAAAATGCAGCAGTTAAGGAATTGGCTAAGAAAACTGAGGCTCTACTAATAGCAAACATTCAAGGAGGAGGTGCTAAAACCATTATCCCTGACATATTTGAAATAGATGTTGGAGGAATGAATGAACTAATTGAGCTTATGATATGCACTTCTAAGGACATAGAGCATTTGGTAGACATTGGCAATCATTTGAGTCGGGTTGGAACTCTTTTTTCGGCGTTGCGTAAGCTAAGAATTAAGTGCATGGAACATTTAAGATCTTTATACCATGGTCATCCTCCCAGTGGCCTTTTTGAAAAGTTAGAGGAGCTATATATAGAAGAATGTCCACAACTGCATGGCACCTTATTTGTCTGGAAGCTGAACTTGTGCAGTCTTAAGGTCTTGGAATTGTATGAATGTACAAAGCTAACATCTCTCGTCACACATGCAGTTGCTCAGAGTCTTGTACAGTTGGAAAGATTAGAAATATTCTATTGTCATGCGTTGAAGCATATACTAGCAGATGATAACAAAGAGGAGATAAGCAAAAATGATGACAGGTTGgttttctcaaaattaaaacaacTAATTGTTAGAAGATGCAAGGAGCTAGAATACATAATCCCAGTAACTTGTGCTCATGGCCTCCTACAATTAGAGTGtcttgaaataaaatttactcCTAAGTTGATGTATGTATTTGGTCAATCCAATTCCAAACATGACAATCAAAGTCACAAGGAAATGAAGATCAACCTTCCTGCTTTGGAAAAGCTTACTCTATCTAACATGCCAAATTTGATCAGCATGTGCCCAAATAATTTCCATCTAGCATTGCCATCTCTTCGTCAGTTTACTTTGCAGAGTTGTCCAGAGGTTGCCATCATGTCTATCAATGCTTACATGGTTGATGTGAAGGGAAAACAATGTGATCACAACATCACTGAG ATAAAAAAGGAGTGGAGTCTAAAAGAAGTTCGGGCAGTCGAGAAGCATGAGTTAGTAGGCAGATTTCTTTTGGCAGGACCATCCATTTACGAAGAGCAAGATCCATTGAGAATATGTTTACAAAAGCTAAGTTATACTTGTAGTGGTCTTATACAATCCATGAACCTCCAAAATCTTGAAGAAATAGAGGTAAGTGGAAACCAAGTACAACTTCAGCTGCAAGGTGAGAAGtatctaaattttttgaatCTTCATTTGGAATCCAATCGGTTGGAAGGTTTAACTTCTATCCCATCAGCATCCCTTGTGAATTACAACTCAG GGTCATTCAACCTGTGCATTCTTAAAAGGATTATACTAAGATCTTGTTCGATGTTAAGAACATTGTTTTCGCCATCCACTGCTACACACTTGATTTCATTGGAAGAATTGACGATAGAGGAATGCCATGAGTTGAGATATTTAGTAACTTATGGTGAAGCGCATGAACATAAAGAGGAAATAATCTGCGAAGATCATGTTTCACAGAGTTATGTTGCAACGTTCCCAAAATTGGAAagtattactgttgttaattgcAACTTGTTGGAATACTTATTCCATGTATCATATGCTCAAGGCTTAGTGAAGCTTAAGGATATTGAAATACGGCAGACACATGGTTTGATGTATGTATTTGGTCACAGCATTCATGACATTGCTGATGTTCATTCTTCTCATCAATACCAAAACAAGATCCAAATTGAGCTTCCTGTTTTGGAAAAAGTTGAACTCTTCAGTATGCCAAATATGATCAACATTTTCCCGGAAAGTTACTATATGAAATGCTCATCTTTGCAAAGGATTGTCATGGAAGATGTTGGACTGTCCACTTTGTCTGTTAATAATCTGATGGTTCATCCAACATCTTCTTATTTGGGCCATACTTCTATATTG GATATAGTGGAAGCGGGCACGACAAACGTGCAAGTGTTGGGATCTGTTGCTATTTGGAACAGCTCCAAAATAAAAGGCATTTTTCATCAGGATGAGCATCCTATGAACAGACGGCAAGCAACTTCATGGTTAATAGACCTGAACTTGGTAAATTTACCAGAGCTGACCTATATATGGAAGGGTGCCAAACATTTTGTGACTCTCCAAAATCTTAAATTTCTATACATTTGGGGTTGTCAAAAACTGAAAGCCATCTTCTCGTCCGCTGTCTCTAGAAGCTTACCTCAACTGAAGATCCTAGTAATACTGCAGTGTGAGGGATTGGAGGAAATCATTGAAGACAGTGAAGAGCTTGAAAATACATCAAACACTGCAACAGCTCCAAAAGTATGCTTCTCTAAACTAAAGTTGCTTCTTGTCACACAGTGCAATAACTTAAAGCGTCTGTTCAATCTCTCGGCATCACACGAGTTTCCAGAACTGGAGTATTTGATCATAAATCAAGATCGTAATTTGGAGGAAGTATTTGAATGTGAACAAGGTATGAGAGAAAGGAATGTAGAGGTTTTTCTTCCAGAGCTTAAACATGTAATATTGATGCAACTTCCCAACCTGAATAACATCTCTCAAAGGATTGAGATTAAGACTCTGACAAATCTTTTTGTGCACAACTGTCCAAAACTCTCATTAACTTCAACTACTACCATTGAGGACATGTTGCAGAGTTATAATCATG ATAGGGAAATTGATTTCTTTGTCCGTTGTGACTTACTCTACATACGCGATATTATAAACAAAGAGAGTGCTGAAAAAGATCAAACAGAATCTGGAAGTGAGTTACCTTCTTTTCAAGCCAATGCTTCTAGTCAAATTGTACTGCATAATTTAACTGGGTCACAAGATGATTATGAATACAACAAAAAa AAGTTGGTGGTGGATCAACAATCAACCAATGAACCAAGTTTTCAGGATCAACGGCAAGAGCTTGGAGAAACAATAGTAACAGCTGAAGTTGCACAAATATCTATTATACCAATTAGCGAC AGTGTTGAGGACATGGCAAAGGAAAGTGTTCAAGAGGGATCTACATTAGAGGAAACTACAAAATCAACTTTATCAGTTCCTACAGAAGTTAATGGCTTTGGTGGTCTGATTTTAACTCACTCCAAGCCTAATGGCAGGGACATGTTTGCACAACATTCCCATGTTAATGAAAGTATTCAAGAAGGGTCAAACTCAATGGATAAAGAAAGTGGAACAAGTGTTGTTTCTATTGACAACATTGAGATTCCTCCAG AGTTGAGGGCATATAAGGACTTTGATGATATGGATGATGCACAAGTTGCTCTGGTTGTAGAGGCAATAGCAATCTATCCCCATCTTAGGAAAGTTTATGACAAGTTTAGCAAGCGTTTTCAAGGTTGGATGTTGAAAACTTTGGCGGATATGTTGTTGTTCCTTCGGAATGAAAGCTCTGTTAGTATTACTCCTCAGCAAGAAAAGGACTTTCATCGACTATGTGATGAAGCTGTTCAACTTGGATTTGACAAGTCATGGGTTGATGGAATGCGTCAACGTGTTATAGTCAGGGTTCCTGAGGTGGAACGTGCACTGGCACGACTCGAGGAGCTTCTTAAGAGACATAACCAGTTAACTCAGGAACTTGATGAGATAAAGAGTGAAGTTAACAATCTTAATGACTTTGTTGCTGCCCAGAagaaatgttttgattttttgtga